aagcttctacagaagatacaagaccacaattcagcttaaacaagcagttcgtctgaaacgagctgcaacaagccaacaattgtgagtcaaagcttctacagaagatacaagaccacaattcagcttaaacaagcagttcgtctgaaacgagctgcaacaagccaacgattgcgagtcaaagcttctacagaagatacaagaccacaattcggcttaagaatcaagcacttcgtctgaaacgaactgcaacaaaagtctgattctcgcgataaaacttgcctgaattacgactagggaaagtccgatccacgcgataaaactcgccgaattaggacaagggaaagtccgatccccaaattaggacaagggaaagtccgatccccaaattaggacaacggaaagttcgatccgagcgataaaactcgccaaattaggacacaaaccaagtccggtcaaagaagagttcacttcatgagaccgtggacaaacatcaacttaccccatacttttatccagaatgccgaagtgattcacttcgcttttcggggggggtagtgatggagtacgtactaaacaagcccaacagcagtaaagcccaagacagagtatcagttcggcatgactaaagagtatcagtccggcgtgactaaagagttcagttcggcacaaccaaagagttcggccccagcctacagctcggtgaaagccaactcatcaagctctgctctcaggtcggcatcaagctctactctcagatcggcaaaagctgctcggcaataattcagcagttcggtctcagtattcgaccgaactaggagatagtggactcatgcaagatttccacctccactacaccgacgatctatttagtggtgtcaagcagtcattaactcatgcaggatagtggacccatgcaaggtcgccacgatcaccacgacatccactacctaataaatgctgcatgccacgatcttggttcactgtataaatagaacctaggtcagatagataaggggctcttctgttaaattctaaaaaagctctctagagagaatatcataaagcaggccagtgttgtaagctgtaattcgcagatcaagcaatacaaacctgcccccatttctccccgtggacgtagatttacctcagtaaatcgaaccacgtaaaatctctgtgttgatcttcatttatttcctacatttacaaacatcaaaaattcgccgcctCATCATAGACCAATCTGAAATGTCGTATAACAACCACAATAAATGTTGCATCAATGTCATTACAGctaagaaaaacaaaataaaaaatttcatattttgaagCAACAATATCTACCTTGTAATCTCAAATTAGATGTTTATAGATACAAGCTAAGTATAATGGAATATTAATGCTCCGGATAGATAAGAAAATCATACAAAAACTCAAATCCGGTACAAAGTTCTTGTGATGATTCTTAAAAATTAACAAGGAACATTGCAAAAAGGAAGggataaaacaaaaaatgaaaaattaagcAGCAGAATTACAATTAATCAATACTACTAGCTCCATAACCAGACCAGGGATTTGGAATGGGTGAAGATTGGATCCAAGTGATTGTAGAATTTTAGGCTACTTATTGTTGTGCactatctttttatttaaattaagtaaGTTAGGATTTCATGGTATTTCAATATATTAGGAATCAATTAGGAATTGATTCTAATAAATTAGTGCAAATTGGGTGGGATTAttgtcttcaaatcctcctacTTGGATGCCAGGGTATTGACCCCAACTAGGGCAACAAAGTGTATTGACCAGGCATGGATACCCAAGATCTGGGTACCTCGGGAACGCATGACTCTAGCATTGACCCAAACTTCAACACCGACGAGTACGAGCTCTCATACATGGAGCGGTCACCAAACTCCCCTCCGGAGCAGGCTCCCCAAGCGCACACAAAGGGGAATGGGAAGGGCAAAGCGCCTCCACTCGTAAGAATTACACCCCCGACAAGTCGATGCTTTTGGCTAGGTGCTAGGTCGACATCTCCGAGGATCCGATCTTAGCGAACAATCAGAGAGTGAAAAAATTCTAGGTGCGGACCCGATCCTCTAGGAACTCATCAACAACCTTACCAGGCAATTGAGATTCAATTGTTATGGTTTGTTTCCTTATTATACGAAgttttttatttcatgtttttttcctttgtatttttttaaaaaaactaagtACTATGTTTTGTTATTGCCtttaatttatgttattttgctatttaatttttttaaataaccccaaaaaaatgaaatagtggTGAAATAAGTTGGGGTGGATTTTTATGGCATAATTTAGGATGCTATCGTAGGTGTTGGGATTGGAAGATAAATTACTAATGTGGCATGAGAAAATGGGGATGGGCGGATATTTTAGGACGGGTTTATAGGGCACTAAAATGCTGAGTATTTGACGTGACACAATATATATTTCTCATACacaatactcatattttttttgtttattattattcaaaaaaataaataccctatttttttaataattttttagttaataaaacATTCTCATTCAACAATAATAGTCAATTATTGTAGTAAATGTCTCACAAGTTTGGAACTGACACTTAGACTCATATAATCATATTCGTTGTCAAAACTCAAAATTAATTGAGGCATTTTGGAACTCATTTATTGCTACTACAATACTGCCTTATGTTGGGATTTTAAACATTGATAAGAATATGACAAAACACGAAATCTTCAAATTAACAAAGTTGAAGAAATTAAATCTCGTGTCACCAGTAAATAAGTAATGAACATTATTTGGAGAATATGCTTTTTGACATTATCAATGCCCTGATGTTGGCAATATACAACCTTTGTAACTCCATTTTCAAAATGACACACAGCAAATGTGCAGTTACTGATAATAGAGAGGTCCCAACTACGCGGCTCAGGTTTGCGGATCTGCTCGTTTGAGACGCGATAGAGCAATAAATTCTTGTCTTTGTTCACTTTACACGCTGTacaaaccgaaccaaaacttCCTTCCTGCTGATACTAATCCTGAATCGTGTGTATCGAGTAGCAAGCTTTTTTTACTTAGTTATCGTATCGAAACAGCAGGATCCATCAGTCTCAGTGATCCACCGAGATCTACAGGCACTAGCGGTATGAAGGAATGCAGGACATCTGTTATCAGCGGTCTATAACTCGGCTCCGGTTGCACACATAGCACAGCTATGGCAGCCACCTGCGCGTGCAAATGATAAAACAACATGCATATAGCAAAAATTCGGAGATATGCTAAAAAAAGTTTTCAGGAGTTCACTGATTGTGTAAAAATTTTACTTGATATAAATGCTTCAAATCCATAGTGTTTACTATGGCCGGATCAACGATATTTGGGAGCTTCATTCTGTCAGTAAGCTGAGGCATCGCCTGCTCGTTGAAGATGGTAAAAGTTTATAAGAACAGTGACTTGTAAACATATTTGTAGCAATTACGAACAAGCTTTTACCCAGGTGACTATAGATTGGCATTGAGCTTCAGCTACTCTCTCGACCGGCCTTCTTCCCATCAAAAGCTCCAAAAGAACCACTCCGAATGCATATACATCACTCTTGTCAGTTAGCTTGCCTGCAAGATTGTTGCAAGAACTTTCTAGCATCAAAATTTCAAACTTTATTCATGAAAAAGTAGCTTCACAAAAGTAtccaaaatatgatttttttttaatcattgtaGCATGTAAGAAATAAAACAATTCCTTGATAAAGTCCAAACAGATGCAAGATATTTATGAGTCTCCCTTTTAAGCATTGCAATATGAAGCTCGAAACAAAGTTGAGGTCAGTTTTAGGTACGAATGTTCATGCATTTAAATTTTACTACAACGAATTCAAACTTTGCACAATCTATTTCGACGTGGAAAAGTAACTTCTACCCTGGTTGCAATGGTTCATAAAGAAGATGTTATTCAGGGTTTATCAAACTTCATCTCTCATAATTAGCCTTCCTCAGTTCCTCTATAGGAACATTAAGATTGCAGCAATTCTTAGAATGTGATATTGTTACTATGGTGAATTTTCATTGATTTTTAAAATGAGACAGTTGTTGGAGTAACTTTCCAACAACAATATGTTTCCCTCTAAAAGGAAATGGTCTTGCAGGGGATATCAGAGCAGCACTAAAACAGCAAAGGAATCAAAATGGATGGTGCACACCatcttattaatttttaatccGTACAGATTGAGAGAATTGGGAATGATCCTTACCATCCAGCAGGTATTCAGGAGCTACATAACCCAAAGTTCCGGAAAGCTTGATGTTGGCCTTGTTCGAGTGCCCTTCCGTAACAGCAAGGCCAAAATCAGAAAGCTGAACCGAAATGGGAATCAGTTAATGAATCCATAACGTTTCCACTGTATGAGTTTATAATCAAACCAACTTACCTTGGCTTGAAAGTTGGAATCCAGAAGAATATTCGAGGATTTGAGGTCTCTATGGATCAGGGGAGGGTTGCATCGCTCATGGAGGTACTCTAATCCTCTGGATAATAATCAACGAAGCTCGCTAGCATCAGGAAACAGACGAGGAAATGCAAATATTTTGCAAAATCAAGAATCAACATCTATACCTAGCAACATCCAGAGCAATTTTCATTCTCAGATGCCAAGTCAATCTTGATTTATTAGGTCCTGAGGCAGTATTCAGTAAAGTGAATCGGGGTATAAACCGAATGCTTCATATTGCAAACCatactttggaaaaataaaGATTACCATGCAAGTGGAGTTCCAGAGATCCATTCTCCATCATTTCATAAACCAAAAAACGCGCTTCACCGTGCATACAATATCCTAAAAGCGGGACTATATTCTGATGCTGAATTTTACGCAGTGACTCAACCTCATTCTTCAATGTAAAGACGAAATATAAGCAGTAATGAACATCAGCTAATCATATACAAAGTCCGTGAAAGACTAATCAGCACGGCATTTATGTTATATACCTCGAATTCTCTTTCAGCTTCGAGCCCACCAGCATATATTTTCTTGACAGCTGCACGGAAGTCGCCACTGAATTGAGCTTTGTACACACGGCCTAACCCACCTTCGCCTAGAATATTGGCTTCATCGAAGTTGTTAGTAGCATTCACTAACAACTCGTACTCGATTGCAGCAATGGAGCCCTTCTTGCCCCCAATTCTCATTGAAGGGAACTTGTCCAGAATCGGACCAAATGAGATGCCTTTTGCACCATCTGTCAATGCATATAGTTATAAAAACTTATACTACAAAAGCTTTGCAAAAACTTAATGAAACTTCATCAATTCAAGTGAAAAGAAACCTGATTTTTGGTGGCTTTTTTCATTGGATTTCTTCCTGAGCCTGAAGATCCAGAAACAAGATAACAGCAGCAATATCACAGCAAGAAGAGATGAAGAGACAACGAGGGCGACAAGGATTTTCTTGTTTAAATCCTGGTGGTGAACTAGGTTCACTTCTGCAACTTCTGATTCCATAAAGAAAGGAATTATacatattaataaaaacaaaaaaggaaatagcACATATAAAATCATCACCACCACCTCCTAGCTCCAAATATGCCCAAAAATTAATCCAAAAAAATTGGAGGAAGgagaatttttttaaagataaaattaaaataacttcCCAATTAGTCCACCATCATGCTTTAGAACACCTTTCTTGAAAAGCTGCACAATGCTACAAAGTAATGACTTCAGATGCAAACATGATTATCTAATCTAGCTATCCAAACTCCCAAGAAGAACCAAACAATTCTTCAGAAAAACAGTAGACCAATTTCTCAAACACAAGAAACAGCAACAAAAATGTGGGGGAAATTACCTGGAGAATGTGCTCCCAGATCAGAAGTGTTCTTAAAAAAGGGATCTTTTTCAGTGGGAATAACCGGGTCAGAAGCAGGAGGGTCGGGCTTCACATCAGGTGGAACAGAAAGTGCAGGAAAACTCAAAACCCAAATTGatagcagcagcagcagaagCAAAAGATTCATTCTTTGAGTTATTCTTATTTCTCCACCTTGTTCTTATTTCTCAAAAATGGGATTAATTTCGAAGTTATCTGGGTTTTGTCTGATACTGAGCggaattcaaatttgaaatgcTTTAAAGGTGGTGGTCTGTTATAAATGTGAGAAAGTGGACAAAGAATTGAAACAAGATTTGTCAAGTAAAAGCAATGAGGTTCCTTTTTGCTGCCCAGAAAAGGAAACACAGCTGCCAATTACACTACAAATCATGTGGCAGTTATTAAAGTGTGAACGCctcctctctcactctctctcataGTTAACCGAAGGTCACGTTGTTATGCGATGGTTGttggagagaaaaagaaagaaattggAGGCAAGGTGTCCAAATTTAGGCTATCCATTATAacgcggacacgcccaatagctcCGCCCcaatttttgtccatagccccaattttattATTCACAGTCCCAAAATTCTATTCCCgtcactatagtggacacctccaatagtcTCCGaattccaaatacaaaattctacattttcatagccgcgtcctcgccccgaacgcggctatcccgcgtccgccgccccaatagcccccaaaagtTGTCCGCTTACCTTCCCCACTATAGCCGCCCGCCCACCGCCCccagacgcggctatagccgcgtcctacCCTATTCCCTCATGTTTACTGATTTAAACTAGCTTTATCTAATAGAGATGAATTCATTCCAAAATGGGTGAACATTCCAAAATGGGTGAAAAGCCATTTTCTTGAAATGAGAGTTCGGTGGAAGTTGTGTGGAGCAGTagttttttctatttatattgGATTTTTACTGCGACAAAATTAGTGAAAGGTTTTGCATTTTGAATCATTTCAATAGTACTATGTAACAATTTaaaggcaaaaaaaaaaactcttgaCCACGGTATTACTCCCTCAATCCCACTTTAGCTTCCATTATgctttctccactttaactattctctctcgtcccaaggaagataaCCTCTTCCTTGAACGGCACGGAGTTTTATggagttttattttatgtattcactgaagagagtaaagtaagaggaaaatgaataaagtagagataaaagtgttttcatttatagaaatgagtcatcttggatgggacaacccaaaaagaaaaatgagtcatttttagtgggacggatggagtatttattactatcatttttataaaacgagtgcagaaaagtcaGCAGAACTACTAAAGTGGGACGGGGAGagtactaaatttaatataatcaaataattGCACTGTTTTTGGAAGGAAAATAGATTCATATTTATATGCATAATTATAtcgttatttattttaaattaggtgagaatttttttttaactcaCAGTAGTAAAGTGGCTATTTTCTAGTTATCCATCAAATGATATCAGCGTGGTTTTTCAaacgatttttttaatttctaaaagCGGTGATTTTTACGTTATGCTAGGTATCAAATTTTATGTGGATTGATATAGTGGAAAAATGTTTATAGGGGCTTATTTTGATATTCTTGATTAGATATAGTGAGACATGGTTAATAccaatattttgaaaattggACCGATAAACCAAGTTATAATCATTTCATGatttaataatatatgaaaatattagtaaaatttagtaaatgattgaacatttttatctttaatttctTCAATCCTAGTATTTTAAAATCATCTCAAATGTTACGCtcttcgtcccacaataggagtcctatttggTTTGGACTCGATTTTAAGATATGTAaaaaaaagtgggttgaataagttattAGAATGTGAACCCACTTATGTATTagtttaatactaataaaatgttagtgaaatAAATTGATGAAATGTGAGACATATTtactatttatactaaaatagaaatatgacTCTTTTTATGAGATCCTGGTAATGgtaaaatagtactattattgtGGGATACATGGAGTCAAATGTAACTAGTGTACCTTACAATTGTTGGATCGGATAAGATGCTATCCAATATGAGCATTAAATAGTAGGCTGATCCGTTATTTATTACCATGGATTGAATCATAATCTTAGGATACTCAAGGTCAagagtatttaatttttaataattgagaTAGTTTTGCTTTATTCATATCTCACTAAAATACTAGGATTGAagaaattaaagataaaaatgTTCAATCATTCatcttaattaaaatattttttattaattattaaaatttaatatttttatactccatttgtttcctaaaaatagaaactttttaaacggtacgagttttaataccAAATTGAGAAAATAAGAGAGACAGAAAGAAAGTatgttagtgaaaaatgagtcTCAATTTATTAGAagaatttttttctaaaataaaatgtttctATTCGTAGGGGAcggattaaaaaaattaatatttttaggaGATGGAATAAATATAATACTCTCTGTATATGCTATAATAATCAATTCGTCCATCAAATTAGTCTAGGTCTATTTTTGAACTTTTATCGATCTTTATATTACACTACtatgtgatttttattattttaattactttcaCTTACTCTCTACTACTTTATGAAATTTACCTgaaatatataatttgtttatttctaATCTTTATTGAGATcataccataaatgataatataCAACACGATTCAAATAATAAAGggcatttaaaatattaaaaactatAAATGGGAAGGTGACAAATAAAAATATCGTAAAAGTACATTGAATAATACTACTTGTGACGAACCAATTATGACAATTTAAAACTTCCATGTTTTGATCCCATTTTCAATAATATTCAGCGCTTCATAAAGTATATCGATCGGTTTGTTGGATCAGTGAGATATAATATGCAAAATTGAAATACTGTTTATTCTAATTTGATTGTTCGATCAGTAACATATAATATGtgataaattgaaataagatttattttaatttgactTTGTTATAAGAGTAGGTGTTAGATAAGTTATTATGAGATAATATAAT
This sequence is a window from Salvia splendens isolate huo1 chromosome 5, SspV2, whole genome shotgun sequence. Protein-coding genes within it:
- the LOC121805841 gene encoding probable receptor-like protein kinase At1g80640, which translates into the protein MNLLLLLLLLSIWVLSFPALSVPPDVKPDPPASDPVIPTEKDPFFKNTSDLGAHSPEVAEVNLVHHQDLNKKILVALVVSSSLLAVILLLLSCFWIFRLRKKSNEKSHQKSDGAKGISFGPILDKFPSMRIGGKKGSIAAIEYELLVNATNNFDEANILGEGGLGRVYKAQFSGDFRAAVKKIYAGGLEAEREFENEVESLRKIQHQNIVPLLGYCMHGEARFLVYEMMENGSLELHLHGPNKSRLTWHLRMKIALDVARGLEYLHERCNPPLIHRDLKSSNILLDSNFQAKLSDFGLAVTEGHSNKANIKLSGTLGYVAPEYLLDGKLTDKSDVYAFGVVLLELLMGRRPVERVAEAQCQSIVTWAMPQLTDRMKLPNIVDPAIVNTMDLKHLYQVAAIAVLCVQPEPSYRPLITDVLHSFIPLVPVDLGGSLRLMDPAVSIR